One genomic segment of Epinephelus fuscoguttatus linkage group LG19, E.fuscoguttatus.final_Chr_v1 includes these proteins:
- the lrrc4ba gene encoding leucine-rich repeat-containing protein 4B produces MRIATLTCLPGPSPFLFLLAQLLLRLLLPGPELVGAASSCPSLCTCSNQASRVICTRQNLEEVPESISVNTRYLNLQENSIQVIKSDTFKHLRHLEILQLSKNQIRQIEVGAFNGLPNLNTLELFDNRLTLVPSHAFEYLSKLRELWLRNNPIETLPGYAFHRVPSLRRLDLGELKKLDFISDAAFVGLINLRYLNLGMCGLKDIPKLTALVRLEELELSGNRLEIIRPGSFQGLVSLRKLWLMHSQVSVIERNAFDDLKNLEELNLSHNSLHSLPHDLFTPLHQLERVHLNHNPWICNCDVLWLSWWLKETVPSNTTCCARCHAPPFLKGKYIGELDQSHFTCYAPVIVEPPTDLNVTEGMAAELKCRTSTSTTSVNWITPNGTLMTHGSYRVRISVLHDGTLNFTNVTLRDTGQYTCMVTNAAGNTTATAVLNVTAADASVNYTYFTTVTVETVETPGEEESALVAINETFIRVHPGPTPSGHLWPEGVSTTASSLSAGWSPSSPWATRPTFTVPFTEPGFSGLDDVMKTTKIIIGCFVAITFMAAVMLVVFYKLRKQHQLHKHHGPARAIEIINVEDELGAGASGRGSGISGGSTVKQSGSSGIGGGQSLRLHHPEIVNLPNLARSEHLNHYYKTHHFNNNMMGLGMGTGTGVGLNNNNNPSPCSQSQNTSISCSQVPTSGGTPTGGTLPSPVPLPQMGLHSSLKGLMGKSQNEPLLFKSGSKENVQETQI; encoded by the exons ATGCGCATCGCCACGCTGACCTGCCTTCCCGGCCCTTCCCCCTTCCTCTTTCTATTGGCCCAGCTGCTATTGCGACTCCTTCTCCCTGGGCCGGAGTTGGTGGGAGCCGCCTCCTCCTGCCCCTCCCTCTGCACCTGCTCCAACCAGGCCAGCCGAGTCATCTGCACCAGGCAAAACCTGGAGGAGGTGCCCGAAAGCATATCAGTCAACACACGATACCTCAACCTGCAGGAGAACTCGATACAG GTCATCAAGTCAGACACTTTCAAGCACTTGAGGCACCTTGAGATCCTCCAGCTCTCCAAGAATCAGATCCGTCAGATCGAAGTCGGAGCATTCAATGGCCTCCCCAACCTCAACACACTGGAGCTCTTCGACAACCGCCTCACACTGGTGCCATCACATGCCTTTGAGTACCTCAGCAAGCTGCGGGAGCTGTGGCTGCGCAACAACCCCATTGAGACTCTGCCGGGCTATGCCTTCCACCGTGTGCCCTCGCTACGTCGCCTGGACCTGGGTGAGCTCAAGAAGTTGGATTTCATCTCTGACGCAGCCTTTGTGGGCCTCATCAATCTACGCTACCTGAACCTGGGCATGTGTGGGCTGAAGGACATTCCCAAACTGACAGCCCTTGTTCGGttggaggagctggagctgtCAGGAAACCGACTGGAGATCATCCGACCCGGCTCCTTCCAGGGCCTGGTGTCCCTCCGCAAGCTGTGGCTAATGCACTCACAGGTGTCCGTCATCGAGCGCAATGCCTTCGATGACTTGAAAAACCTGGAAGAGCTCAACCTATCCCATAACTCCCTGCACTCATTGCCCCATGACCTCTTCACACCCCTTCACCAGCTGGAGAGGGTACACCTTAACCACAACCCCTGGATCTGCAACTGTGATGTGCTTTGGCTTAGTTGGTGGCTAAAAGAGACGGTGCCCAGCAACACCACCTGCTGTGCTCGCTGCCATGCTCCCCCATTCCTGAAGGGCAAGTACATTGGAGAGCTTGACCAGAGCCACTTCACCTGCTATGCGCCGGTCATCGTGGAGCCACCTACAGACCTCAATGTCACTGAGGGTATGGCCGCTGAGCTCAAGTGTCGCACAAGCACCTCCACAACATCTGTCAACTGGATCACCCCTAATGGCACACTAATGACCCATGGCTCTTACAGAGTGCGGATATCCGTCCTGCATGATGGCACACTCAACTTCACGAATGTCACCCTGCGTGACACGGGCCAGTACACCTGCATGGTCACCAATGCTGCTGGCAATACCACGGCGACTGCTGTCCTCAATGTCACCGCTGCTGATGCCAGTGTCAACTACACCTATTTTACAACagtcacagtggaaacagtggAGACCCCAGGAGAAGAAGAGTCTGCATTGGTAGCCATTAATGAGACATTTATTCGTGTTCACCCTGGCCCCACGCCCTCGGGACACCTGTGGCCAGAGGGTGTTTCTACCACAGCCTCCTCTCTGTCAGCAGGTTggtccccctcctctccttggGCCACCCGACCCACCTTCACTGTGCCATTCACTGAGCCAGGCTTCTCGGGCCTGGATGATGTGATGAAGACCACCAAGATCATCATTGGCTGCTTCGTAGCCATTACCTTCATGGCAGCGGTGATGCTGGTGGTGTTCTATAAGTTGAGGAAGCAGCATCAGCTGCACAAACACCATGGCCCTGCTCGTGCCATTGAGATCATCAATGTGGAGGATGAGCTTGGGGCTGGGGCCAGTGGGCGGGGCAGTGGCATCTCAGGAGGCTCCACCGTGAAGCAGAGCGGAAGCAGTGGAATAGGAGGAGGCCAGAGCCTCAGGCTGCACCACCCAGAGATAGTCAACCTGCCAAACCTGGCTCGATCAGAGCACCTCAACCATTACTACAAAACCCATCACTTCAACAACAACATGATGGGCCTGGGAATGGGCACTGGCACTGGTGTGGgtctcaacaacaacaacaacccctCGCCTTGCTCTCAGTCTCAGAACACATCCATATCCTGTTCCCAGGTTCCAACCAGTGGAGGAACACCCACAGGTGGCACCCTGCCCTCCCCTGTGCCCCTGCCCCAGATGGGTCTCCACAGTTCTCTGAAAGGCCTTATGGGGAAAAGCCAGAATGAGCCCCTGCTTTTTAAGAGTGGCTCCAAGGAAAATGTGCAAGAGACTCAAATTTGA